Genomic window (Zingiber officinale cultivar Zhangliang chromosome 2B, Zo_v1.1, whole genome shotgun sequence):
aagctgccacaccttgtagcagctaacttggttAGTCGGATCTCTAGCCCCTCTATTTTCTAGCATTGATTAACACTACACTTTAGCCATAGTTTTCAAATGCTCAGTTGTTGGTATTATCCTTCTCTGTAGCATTTGATCTGGAAATCGTATAGTTATTTACTATATTGTTTTTGGATGATATAAATTGATATGCGCGGCTAAATATGTATGATCTAAGCCGATAACTAATGGGCGCATACCTCTGCTGCAGTAAAGGACAATTGCGCTTGTCGTGTGAGACACCTCGGTGACCGCATCCACGACATAGCCTCGCTTTTGAGGTTGTTGTCTCTTTTGACGATTTCAATCGTTTTCCACACCCCTTTGCCCTGACCAAAGAAGGGTCAACAATAGAGGGCCCCCCATCGATGTCTTGGTTTCTTTGACTTTGGTTGTCATTTTTACTACTAATGTTAAGCTCTTGAAGTTTACTGTATATACAATCGAATTGATCATCCAACATGTTTGTCCCCTCATCAGTTAAAGATGCAACATCAATAACTACTAAAGCTTTATAGGATAGCCTAGAGTGTCTTTTCATCAACTTCGCATGTGGAGTGTCGATGGAAGTTTGCGCACCAAAGTCATAGATTGCCCCCACCTTGGCATTTCTTGTCCATTGGTTGAGTATGTacttattgttagagtgtatactaaaagcctagcttttgtaaacatttatttgttaaagtaaaagaatcacattggtcaatatctgtatttatttattaaatataattgttcaataaTTTATATAGTatacaacatggagtgtggtgtcacactcagaagatcatgttgtcggttctctataaattataagcagttgctcgcgactaagatagaaaggaacaaactatcagtatagtcgtagtgtaattaagtattagtttatcttgactaataaactacactaatacactttaagtgtattgagtaggatcatttaggtatgttctttttgtactgacttagtaaaagaactaaaccttagttattatggaagtgtgtgctcttaatcctaatataataacaagcacatatatttaatatttatttctttgatttatcaaagggtgaggtttagcttgataaatcaatatgcccgataagttggaaaatgatattacttatagtgtgtgttgttgattatagaaggaatctgtgtcctagttatctaggttaagaatgtccccaagaggagctcataaggattgccatgctaaaccctgcaggtggacctagtccgacatgacaataaagttgagtggtactactcttggagctagatattaattaagtgagttgtcagtaacttacttaattagtggacattcataatcttaaacacagggagactaacacactcatgataagaaggagcccataatgtaatttgggattggtgcagtagtgcggtaataactctctagtggaatgagttattatcgatgaacttgagttgtgtgttcggggcgaacacgggatactcaagctcatcggaaggccaaaaccaatttctcctctaggtccctatcgtagcctcattatagcctcaagtccatccaaatgtaagactcttcttggtgtccaagaagggggccggaccattgcttggtgaccaagcaatggccgaccacatcctcttgaaggggtcggccctatagcttggtgaccaagcttgtaggggccggccataataatttaaaaagggagggttgttttgaatttttaaaatcttctctttgtagaaaactataagttttaaaagagatattttaatttttaaaactttccttatttgaattaggccacatgtttaaatagagagtttaaaagattttaaaacttttcttttttaaccatccttatggtttaggaaaaaaggaaaagaagttttaaaatttaaattttctatcaccatgttaaaaaaggaaattttataagagagtttttaaattttaaaacatggttttaatttttagaaactttccttttttaactcatactttaggaaagagagcttgtaaattttataagaggatttatcttgtaaaatttttaaaaattattttttctttccttttaattgtggctggccaccttgcttggtgcccaagcaagggctggccaataggattaaaccaaattcaatcataaaccaaataggattgatctcaaccattgattaatgattgattcaatcaagaggaaagaaaaggaaaaataaaaagggaaaaggaaaaactctttaatgattttattttttaaaaggtttttccttatttgccttgggcaagtaatataaaagaagcggtgagggggcttcatgagatacaactcttatttttttgcttgggtgatctcttggtgtggtcggccctctcccttcttcctctccctttgctctcttctccttggtggtggtggtggccgaattttagaagaaggaggaagcttttgggtggtgttcatcttggaggatcgtcgcccacacaacatccaaggagaggcgaggaatacgacagaagatctcgaggtcattagcttacaaagagaaggtataactagtatttttcttccgcatcatactagttatttttctttgtatgaattctaaatacaagaggcaattagatctagtttatcgaatttatttttcgattttttgttttcttctttttcaaatttgtgattcgattgttccttttggttaacctagagttatttaaggaaataaatattagctttccttaaaaggctttgcctaggcggtggtggttgctcccatatccaagaaggctatgtgcctcgccatgcagtcctggaagccaattttggaaattaatatttatggaattaataacctaggtagatttgaatcaatagtgttaagttccgcttgcgattcaaatctaaaccattaagaacagataagttaaatttggaatcaatgatgttaagttctgtctgcgattccttatttaacttctaaagaacacaataggttatttaaggaaatgttcgacacttgtataaaaatttttgtacagtggaaccggtacgttttcctaggtttaaccaacactTATCAGACAgtagaaacacttggttgatacggaAAAATGCTAACATATGCCTACATGGAATACCCTCAAATTCAAATTTACTACAACTACACGATATGTAGTCTGCAAGTTTGTCATGTGTGAGGACCCTTGGCTTTGCAGATGAACCACTTTGAAAATTCATGACATGGTAACCCACAAAATCACCAACCATAGAtgtttgttgcacataataaccatgactcacactcatttcactttgaaagtcCAACCATTTTTTTTTGTGTACACCCTGACCATTTGATATTCCATAGGCCAGTTTGTCTTAATCTTAGGTTGCTCGACCATATCAATATGGtcggcaactaactcattgtgtcgtTGGTGTCGCAATGCTCTATTAAAATGTGTGATAAAATTcatcaatgagttcttatgtgatacatacttcttgaaaaatgaatGTGAGCTTTCAGATCACTGACTGCTTGACATTCCAGCAGaaaaaacatggttaaaaaataaTGGGACCCACCTTTGTCTTATTTCATACATCAATGTTAACCAATCATTGTTCTCCAATCCAGAACACCTGATAACTTCTTCCCATGTCTTATCAAATTCGGCTGGGGATGAGGAGTTAACAATTACATCCTTTATCATTTGATAGTAGTTGCGAAAAGTCAAGGGGGGTAATTTATCTTGAAATTTATTGagtatgtgccacaaacaatatcgatgcactgtttgaggTAAAACCTGGCCAATGGCCTTCATCAACGCTGGATCTTGATCGGTGATAATCACAGTTGGTGGACCTTTAGGCATTGCTTCAATGAACTTTGTAGGCAACCAAACAAacgactcagttttctcatcacttaaaAAGGCACAACCGAATACGatgctttgatgatgatgattaactcctatgaAAGGTGTGaaaatcaacccatatttgttggtgttataggttgtatcaaatacaacagcaTCACCAAAGACGCTGTATgccctccttgatacatgatccgcccagaaacacctagtgaATCTTCCTGTTGAATCAATCTCATAAGCATAGAAAAAGCCGGGATTCTTCTCTTTCTCAGTCGCAAAAAACTCAATCAGTGTTTCAGCGTCAAttcccttttgttcatcccttaactctctctcaaagtttctaatatcccaTTCCGTGCAACCTAGAAACTCAGGGCCTCCGGAATCTATCTCCAATAATCGGACTTGTTGACAAGTTGGGATATTAGCTTCTGCAAACTGCTGCGTCAAAACTTTCTTGGCTTCAGAAACATGGCGATGTGAGTGGAGCAAATGCACCTTCGAAGGTgttgagagtggatgattatgactttccaAGAATTTAGTGACAATCCAATTTGCCTCGGTCTGTTCTTTAACAAGTGATAGTTTTGCCCTACATCCAGTCCTTACTTCCCCACGTGCTCTTTCCTTTACACTGTCAACTTGAGCAgctttttttcatttttcatatGTATGTcattctttaaagcatacaaattgtTTCCATCCAACATCATTTGTCCGCTTATTCGTCTTACTATTGCCTAATCTTGCACTAAAGCCGGATTCACgtgcatattgattatagaaCGCGAAGGCCTCCTCCAATGATGGAAATTCCATCCCAATCTGTGGTTTTCGTTCTTCCCCCACTTGGGGGATTGTATAGGTGAGGACcctcatgttagagtgtatactgaaagcctaagcttttgtaaacatttattatgaataaagaatcacatttggtcaaattatctacatttgtttgtagttgttcaattaatttatattgtagataacatagtatgtggtgtcatatacagaagatgatgttatcagtaccttataaattataaacagtagctcacgaccaaaatgaaaaggaacaaaccattggaaggtcgtagtgtaattaggtgttagtttatcttaactatataattacactagtacacttagagtgtattgagtaggaccattagaggtcgtttcttttatactgactttataaaggaacaaagacctcagttattatggaagtgtgtgctcttaatcctaatataataacaagcacatatatttgatatttatttctttaatttatcaatgggtgagatttagttcgataaatcaataagcccgataagttgggaaatgatatcacttatagtgtgtgttgttgattatagaaggaaactgtgtcctagtgatttaggttgataatgtccctaagaagagctcataaggattgtcatgttaaaccctgcaggtggactcattccgacatgacgataaggttgagtggtactattcttggattaagatattaattaaatgagttgtcagtaactcacttaattagtggacattcgacatcttaaacacagggagactaacacactcataaaaatgtaatttgggattggtgcggtagttcaataatagttctctagtggaatgaattattattgataaaattaagttgtgtgttcggggcgaacacgggatgcttaattttatcgggagaccaaaaccaattcctcctctcggtccctatcgtagcctcttatttatagagtactatacccacctatacccaccttcatacccatggtgtaagggccggccaagctagcttgtggatcaagctaaggccggccaaaccattggttcatgggtggtcgaccccagcttgaacccaagcttaggtggccgaccctatttaattaaaaaagaattttaattttaaaattttcttatgtgaaagatataatttattggaaagattaaaaattaaaatatctcttttataaggttctacaaaagattaaagaaagagattaaatctctttccttatttgtaatttggaaagatattttatttttcttctttatatattattcacatgttgaaaaattaaaattatagaaatttctttttatcaaccatgaagggattttaaaggaaaattttattttttaaaatttccgaagacaaataaggaatttttaactgttgattgaaaattgacttgtttgctctccatgaggtggtcggccatgacatgagggattaggaaattttgtttaatttttcttaattaattcatgttaaggaaagttaaggaaattttattgtaattaaatttccttatttgtcaaagctaaggattataaaagagggggctttgggagccttcaaggtgaacagcctctattattttctccctcttttcttccttggtgtggccggccacttccctttctcttctctccatcctttgtggccgaaactttcttcccTCTTGgtgatcaagtggtggccggattctagcttggagaagaaggagagaaagcttgcatcccttggagcattggtggtgttttctcttcatccttggaggtgctcttgttgtggccgaaccttgcaaggaggagaagaaggtgctttggtggtttctcatctcggaagatcgtttcccacacaacgtccgaggttagaagaggaatacggtagaagacctagaggtttttgcttgcaaaagaaaaggtatactagtattttatttccgcatcatactagatttatcttcatgtaaaaaataccaaatacaaaaggcatgcgattctagtatttcaaatttgttttcgatgttgtgttctttgtttttcttttccttgtgatttgattgttcttttcggttgacctaaagttatttaaggaaattaaatattagctttccttaaaaggctttgtctaggtggtggtggttgttcccatatccaagaaggtcatgtgcctcgccatgcagtcctggaagccaattttggaaattaatatttaatggaattaataacctaggtgatttggatcgaacgtgttaagttccgcaggagatccaagtctaaacctaaaagaacaaatagattaaactttggatcaaacgtgttaagttccgcaggcgatccaagtttaatttaaaagaacacatggtagctaggaaaaggttcaaacctttgtacaaaatttttgtacagtggaaccattaggttttccgagtagcaaccaacaacagaGGTGTCTGCCATTGCTAGAGGATGACATATTTAGGACCGATTGTAGGTATGAATTACAATCAATGATGATGACTAATTATGTTAAAATATTAGATTGCGAAAATGGTTATATGATCGAAGATATAAGTACGATAATCTAAAAGGCGAAAATATTCCATCTGAACCCTTACCGTCGTAACACTATTCCCAAAGTGAAGAATCAAAATAACTTACAAAAGTCGAAGAATCGAAGGCGGAAACAAGATGTCGCAGTGAGGTTGGGGGGAGCTACGACGGTCCCGTCGGTCGAACTTAAGATGGGAGAAGCAGTTTCTATAGATTAGCTGATACACTTAGTAGCAGTTTCTAtagattagctgctacacattctCGGAGAAGGCACCGACCGTGAGCTGCTAatttctttaacatttaatttgaattagtttctagacattgtagcagctaccccCTATATGGAGATGCAACTCGTGTATTGGTTACTGTCGATTCAGATTCTCTTTGTAGTATCTACTACATAATATATACAAGGAAACAATTAGTATGCTTTTCTCCTTTTCCAGATACCTCACAGAAATCAGAGTAATGACATCAGCTAGTTGGCAGTACTTGTAACTTGTTACAACCGTAACTGCTACAACAATAAGTTATAAGTTTTTTGTCAGTCGTAACTGCTATATCATCACCTTAAGTATATTTACATTTATTCGGCCCCATCCGTTGCTACATTGGTGTAGCAGCTATAATgttgtagctgctataacgtggaCCTAATAGCTGCTACACTTTCTGCCTTCTGGTAGCTTGTTAAGAGATGATGCGACACTATGTCGCAGTTCCGGCCGAATAACTGCTACACGGTAGAACAAACTATTTCGTACAATTAACATCTTAGAAATGTAGTTTggaaataaatttttacaaacCTTGACAATTCCAATAAATATACAGACGGACGTGGTCTGTGTTGGTTTAGTTACAGACCAGTAACTGCTACACCTTAAcgtaagttaaaattattatcaCGGACTCCTCCCGGAGGTGTTAATATTGGAAGGGAAATTAAGTTCCTACAATGGTGTTTCTGTCTGCCACAACGTAGCTGCTCCAGCGTGGACGTCAGTTCATGAGGTCGCGTGGCCAAACCTCATCAACATACACGCATCAAGGCTTGACGATGGTGTTTGGAATGAGGAACTAATTTTACGAGTATGGAACCATAATCTAGACCGTGGAAGGATACATGACCGCTTTGTCTTGGGCAAAATGGGAGCTTGATACACCTCACGTCACTTGGTCGCGGATGGTCCAAGTTCGAGGAGGAGAGAATCACAAAGAATGTGCTCCATGGCGATTCCTCAGGGCAATGAAGAAGCACTTTGTTGCGCACACATGATTTAAGACAGAAGTGAGAAATTTGCATAACCATCCGCCTATCATCCACGTATGTTGATGAGAGCTAGATGATGATGATTGTATTAAGGAAATAGGATTTAATATATGGAACTGTACTCTAGAGTGTAGAAATCTAGTTGACCGCTTTGCCTTTTCTGATttgggagcttcatgcacctcCAGCTTTATATAGGAAGGCATGGATGGATTGACGGAGGTGGTGCCGAGAAAATGTGGGCAACCGATGAAACTGCTACTCATTACCCTTTGCCACATTCATGAACGTTGCGACCCTCAATTATAAAGAGAAATCAGGTGCAGGCACAAGCCCAAACAAATCTGACTGACAAAGGTACTTAGAAGAAAACGAGGCAGGGGTCATTAATTATGCCAACTATGTATAGTCATATGGGTGATGGGTCTGCTCTGAGTGGTCATTCTAGGGTCGATGTCTGCTCTGAGTGGTCATTCAATAGACCCTCAAAGATTTATGCTACGATTACAAATTTTTAGAGCATCTGCAACGGGCGTTAATGCCTAAGCATTAACACGGATGTGGCACCTTTTTTTTACTTCTTGCGAGATACGTGGCGTTTTTTTATTTACTGTAGCATTAACGCATTGAAACTTATGAACGTGTTAATGCTGCAGatggcaaaaaaaaataattaaaaaatacacaATAACGCTTCACGCGTTACGCTATTTAAGCAGCTAGGACCCTAACATCCTACAACGTGGAGTAGAGGCGAGTTATGCGTGGATATtttgctgctacaacgtgtagcaactaaTTGAAAGGTATACTGGTACAATGTAGAGCATTTACTTGATAGGTCATAATGTCATATCATTTTAAGTTTTGTCTCCAATCTTATGCTACCATATTCGTTGTGGCCATGAATATTAAGGGTAGTTGGTTCTGTTGGCGTTATACTTTAATCCTCACAAAGGACACTTCATATAATAAGACATTTTAGCCCATTCAATGAAGAAAATCCAGCTACTACATCACTGGTACTAAGCTGAAAATCCTCAGTCTTTAAATtacatatataaatttatataatcttGGTTGTGTTAGGTTA
Coding sequences:
- the LOC122048794 gene encoding protein FAR1-RELATED SEQUENCE 5-like → MRVLTYTIPQVGEERKPQIGMEFPSLEEAFAFYNQYARESGFSARLGNTAQVDSVKERARGEVRTGCRAKLSLVKEQTEANWIVTKFLESHNHPLSTPSKVHLLHSHRHVSEAKKVLTQQFAEANIPTCQQVRLLEIDSGGPEFLGCTEWDIRNFERELRDEQKGIDAETLIEFFATEKEKNPGFFYAYEIDSTGRFTRCFWADHVSRRAYSVFGVNHHHQSIVFGCAFLSDEKTESFVWLPTKFIEAMPKGPPTVIITDQDPALMKAIGQVLPQTVHRYCLWHILNKFQDKLPPLTFRNYYQMIKDVIVNSSSPAEFDKTWEEVIRCSGLENNDWLTLMYEIRQRWVPLFFNHVFSAGMSSSQ